The following are encoded in a window of Dictyostelium discoideum AX4 chromosome 6 chromosome, whole genome shotgun sequence genomic DNA:
- the gxcJ gene encoding DH domain-containing protein: protein MLIHPFIQSFTEIIDNRMKLGNNMEGVIECKNCQTDTPKCNKVCLTCNSDIGERCWRCNYLGKINSKFCFRCNVKLHPTSIPPKDSIQPIPIFTKHPIASTLLINKSIIPTQSENNSINDNNNNNNNNNNNNNNNNNNNNNNNNNNNNNTNNNDSKIIDATITNTKNNNTTNNNNISNNNSSNIISNSNNNNNNNNNNNNNNNNNNNNNNNLNFLKKSTSCDNGSFESISDSISPIKDIINNINNRTKDIEKLNSALPLNKKSNSSTSWSNFNTFKNNSKTNNNNNNNNNNNNNNNNNNNNNNYKPTITSSQTQPSLMENSKDIDKKEKIPSNINNNRSTTIIYKYQEDNSEDYTDDGDFEEFQINSNLTSESSSIDSLIIKDGVIATTVTSSTINCINDNNFDPDQLSSSTSSIKKPKLFYSITKKKLVSQSPPPPQPPFLASASSSSTTTITTTDSLEKSIKDSTPIATTLVNDYQNQNQNLNNESAASSSSLSTTTTTTTTTTTTTLLPDSQTNLNNLIFIEKLNNDLSGSIETLNNSLNNSLNSLNSSFNFRLNLNSITNNEDKRLSNSSLLDEIIDAFPSPPSKNPYISVLNTSGGIGSNSNSSNNNNSNSNNITNSNSSSFSKKNSNNNNNYQPVISLPIPIVNHQQQQQQQQLQTAAILGNNNINFIQNPSSTSTTTTTTTASTTTILIKSDHRTNLIKEILTTELDYVNDLETIINVFCKPLRDFISNEDSASIFSNIEQIWQINKQLYENLISNTLTIGQVFSNMSDSLKVYSVYCNYHQKSLDSLNQLLKTPQNESFFDQLLSKPELRGMGPHSFLIKPVQRICKYPLLLKELLKATAEDHFDYPQLILAVEKIEKIVGTINSQKKEMETWQRTMQLIQNLKGADNLQLLAANRHLILEGSLHLVIGFTENAEKKNSSLKFKKGVYFLFNDLFLFTKQKGTTYKLLFYTQLDNVLIHANVSNCFPADKSVFSLVEIGVGGRKWTFCNTNSNSSNISNSGNSSGIINSSSSSSGSCSNGGNSSGYNNLNNTCGIYSGNSNNNNNNNNNNNNIFSTIQKLIEKTWEDKFMGQSSVSHRLSIPSTSSPNNGASLNGNSSSNSSSTSISTVGSPNVTSAAKQQQQLQQQQQSSKKRNRRLVKSLVNIKT from the exons TCAATTCCACCAAAGGATTCAATacaaccaataccaatatttACAAAACATCCAATAGCCTCTAcacttttaattaataaatcaataattccAACTCAATCagaaaataatagtattaatgataataataataataataataataataataataataataataataataataataataataataataataataataataataacaacaacacaaACAATAATGATAGCAAAATTATTGATGCTACTATAACTAATactaaaaacaataacacaactaataataataatattagtaataataatagtagtaatattattagtaatagtaataataataataataataataataataataataataataataataataataataataataataataatttgaatttcctTAAAAAAAGTACAAGCTGTGATAATGGTAGTTTTGAAAGTATCAGTGATTCTATCTCACCAATAAAGGATATAATTAACAATATAAACAATAGAACcaaagatattgaaaaattaaatagtgCGTTGCCGTTaaacaaaaaatcaaattcttcTACTTCTTggtcaaattttaatacttttaaaaataatagtaaaaccaataataataataataataataataataataataataataataataataataataataataataattataaaccaACAATAACAAGTAGTCAAACCCAACCCTCGCTTATGGAAAATAGTAAAGATATcgacaaaaaagaaaaaataccttcaaatattaataataatagaagcaccactattatttataaatatcaaGAAGATAATAGTGAAGATTATACGGATGATGGTGATTTTGAAGAGTTTCAAATAAACTCTAATCTAACCtcagaatcatcatcaattgattctttaataataaaggaTGGAGTAATAGCAACAACTGTgacatcatcaacaataaATTGTATTAATGACAATAACTTTGATCCTGATCAATTATCATCATCGACATCATCAATAAAGAAACCAAAATTATTCTATTCCATaactaaaaagaaattagtaAGTCAATCACCACcgccaccacaaccaccattTTTAGCTTCagcttcatcatcatcaacaacaacaataacaacaacagattctcttgaaaaatcaattaaagattcaACACCAATAGCTACGACATTGGTTAAtgattatcaaaatcaaaatcaaaatttaaataatgaatcggcagcttcatcatcatcattatcaacaacaacaacaacaacaacaacaacaacaacaacaacattatTACCAGATTCTCAaaccaatttaaataatttaatatttattgaaaagttaaataatgatttatctGGTAGTATTGAAACTTtgaataatagtttaaataatagtttaaatagcTTAAATTccagttttaattttagattaaatttaaattcaattacaaataatgaagataaaaGACTTTCAAACTCATCATTATTGGATGAAATAATTGATGCATTTCCATCTCCACCTTCAAAGAATCCTTACATTTCAGTTTTAAATACTAGTGGTGGTATAggtagtaatagtaacagtagtaataataataatagtaacagtaataatataacaaatagtaatagttcAAGTTTCAGTAAAAagaatagtaataataataataattatcaaccAGTTATTTCACTACCAATTCCTATTGttaatcatcaacaacagcaacaacaacaacaattacaaacaGCTGCAATTttaggtaataataatattaattttattcaaaatcCATCATCGACATCGACAACGACAACGACTACGACTGCTTCTACTACaactattttaattaaatctgatCATAGaaccaatttaataaaagagATTTTAACAACTGAATTAGATTATGTTAACGATTTAGAGACcattattaatgttttttgTAAACCACTTAGAGATTTTATATCAAATGAAGATAGTGCAagtattttttcaaatattgagCAAATTTggcaaattaataaacaactCTATgagaatttaatttcaaatacttTAACTATTGGTCaagttttttcaaatatgTCTGATTCATTAAAAGTTTATTCTGTATATTGTAATTATCATCAAAAATCTTTGGATagtttaaatcaattattaaaaactccTCAAAAtgaatctttttttgatcaattattaaGTAAACCTGAATTAAGAGGAATGGGTCctcattcatttttaattaaacctGTTCAAAGAATTTG TAAatatccattattattaaaagaattattaaaagctACAGCAGAGGATCATTTTGATTATCCACAATTAATACTTGCTgttgaaaaaattgaaaaaattgttGGTACAATAAATAGtcaaaagaaagaaatgGAAACTTGGCAAAGAACAAtgcaattaattcaaaatttaaaaggtgCTGAT aatttacaattattagcAGCAAATAGgcatttaattttagaagGATCATTACATTTAGTGATTGGATTCACAGAGAATGCagagaaaaagaattcaagtttaaaatttaaaaaaggtgtttactttttatttaatgatttatttttgtttacaAAACAAAAAGGTACAACttataaactattattttatactCAATTGGATAATGTTTTAATTCATGCAAATGTTTCAAATTGTTTCCCTGCTGATAAGAGTGTATTCTCTTTAGTTGaaattggtgttggtggtagAAAATGGACATTTTGtaatacaaattcaaatagtagtaatattagtaatagtggtaatagtagtggcattattaatagtagtagtagtagtagtggtagttgtAGTAATGGCGGTAATAGTAGTggatataataatttaaataatacatGCGGTATATATAGcggtaatagtaataataataacaataataataataacaataataatatattttctactattcaaaaattaattgaaaaaacatGGGAGGATAAATTCATGGGACAAAGTAGCGTTTCACATAGATTAAGTATCCCATCGACAAGTTCTCCAAATAATGGTGCTTCTTTGAatggtaatagtagtagtaatagcaGTAGTACTTCAATATCAACAGTTGGTTCTCCAAATGTTACTTCAGCTgcaaaacaacaacagcaactacaacagcaacaacaatcttcaaagaaaagaaatagaCGTCTAGTAAAAAGTTTagttaatattaaaacataa
- the gxcZ gene encoding IQ calmodulin-binding domain-containing protein (calponin homology (CH) domain-containing protein~Similar to VHP): MHRGEDNAISNGEGLKRPTFLRGVSNFKLINNIGFVSDEKVKSYLKTEILVKEWLEKVLGVKIQTNLFDALKNGVILWDLINVIQENTVPSIVYKSKFGGFEFRGNIEFFLLGLKDFGFPPQKLFFTDDLFKGENIVKVVECLSCLGRFACEKKDFTIEFPKSSNVQIRMPAEDELVNLKLLLSQIKDYSSNVKFNFNQKQKPGGTLVIKKKIEIISGNKVDYKKCEKGFLYFQALWKGYKVRQVYLKLKRNIIHRKKITDEILKTETDYVKNLNICIKFYMEPLLQKEIISKEQSRMIFSDIIIIYNFGKTFLEELEKRCGNNWKIYTKLSDMFLSISSFLKVYSSYVENYDNSIAAIKDLKKNSDKFNSMMNEVNNRPEIGGSEIDSFLILPIQRVPRYFLLLTELVKNTWTDHPDYQPLKEAVEKIKSIATFLNERKRKVENFQKFTEILSNLVGKSIPNNLFQPSRFFIKEFLFVNPKKKQDSIIYLFNDIIIMGTPRSSNNKKVRFNGIIDLSNSIVLDDDHHDKEQQQQEQLQLQNSINHNDSEPEKPIIIIQYFNQQDQLEVYTIYCKNELEKSNLKSEINKLINQLRENRKTINSDVDESVKIMLNTSIGGSTNIGGGISTSSRKTLSKSMIAQNNNNNNNGNQQQSLATNIPTTASAANGNGSNNNSNNSSPRNGNVSSSPPSSPSIFNTLFQKRKTIHPSELSASLQQPNSTSSTPPIESPSNTSCDEADNVINGRPRLTRKKKFDNLLGPDDGGSSLQTGNNNDDGSITPPPTFEEQRTRSKSVSTISKITGHFTLKRKGKVSLDENNEQTLSQQPSSTTTTTTTPTPTPTTTTTTATPTPPPPTTTTPPPTTTPPPTTTPPTTTPPTTTKSNSQKQSQTSQLSSSPAIVNQHPNGSEGTYESSPLSVSQRTSSSNSITSVTIDSDGDDNHFSDLNSHSDLKTGDDNDEMNIDDPNFTYIPYETIVANKKSGAYDVFKLESYLNNQDFKRLFGQNRSEFYKLPKWRQNQKKFILKLY; this comes from the exons atgcaTAGAGGCGAAGATAACGCTATATCTAATGGTGAAGGATTAAAAAGACCAACATTTTTAAGAGgtgtttcaaattttaaattaataaataatatcgGATTTGTATCTGATGAAAAAGTTAAAAGTTATTTAAAAACAGAAATTTTAGTAAAAGAATGGTTAGAAAAAGTTTTAGGTGTTAAAATTCAAACAAATCTTTTTGATGCTTTAAAAAATGGTGTAATTTTATGGGATTTAATTAATGTAATTCAAGAAAATACTGTCCCATCAATCgtttataaatcaaaatttgggg GATTCGAATTTAGAGGTAATattgaattctttttattaggTTTAAAAGATTTTGGATTTCCACcacaaaaattattttttacagatgatttatttaaaggtGAAAATATTGTTAAAGTTGTTGAATGTTTATCATGTTTAGGAAGATTTGCATGTGAAAAGAAAGATTTTACAATTGAATTtccaaaatcatcaaatgtTCAAATTAGAATGCCAGCTGAAGATGAAttagtaaatttaaaattattattatcacaaattaaagattattcaagtaatgttaaatttaattttaatcaaaaacaaaaacctGGTGGTACATTagtaattaaaaagaaaattgaaataatatcTGGTAATAAAGTTGatt ataaaaaatgtgaaaaaggatttttatattttcaagcATTATGGAAAGGTTATAAAGTTAGAcaagtttatttaaaattaa aaagaaatataatacatagaaaaaaaattacagatgaaatattaaaaacagAAACAGATTatgttaaaaatttaaatatatgtataaaattttatatggAACCATTATTACAAAAAGAGATTATAAGTAAAGAACAAAGTAGAATGATATTTAGtgatataataattatatataattttggtAAAACATTTTTAGAGGAATTAGAGAAAAGATGTGGTAACAATTGGAAGATTTATACGAAATTAAGTGATATGTTTTTATcgatttcatcatttttaaaggTTTATAGTAGTTATGTTGAAAATTATGATAATTCAATCGCAGCAATTAAAGATCTTAAAAAGAATTCCgataaattcaattcaatgaTGAATGAAGTTAATAATAGACCAGAGATTGGTGGATCAGAGATTGATTCATTCTTAATTTTACCAATTCAACGTGTACCAAGATATTTCCTATTATTGACAGAATTGGTTAAAAATACATGGACTGATCATCCAGATTATCAACCATTGAAAGAAGCTGtcgaaaaaattaaaagtattgCTACCTTTTTAAATGAACGTAAAAGAAAAGttgaaaattttcaaaagttTACTGAAATCCTTTCAAATTTAGTTGGTAAATCAataccaaataatttatttcaacCAAGTCGTTTctttattaaagaatttctATTTGTAAAtccaaaaaagaaacaagattcaatcatttatctatttaatgatattataattatggGTACACCAAgatcttcaaataataaaaaagttagaTTTAATGGTATAATTGatctttcaaattcaatagtTTTAGATGATGATCATCATGataaagaacaacaacaacaggaaCAATTACAACTTCAAAATTCTATAAATCATAATGATAGTGAACCTGAAAaaccaattataataattcaatattttaatCAACAAGATCAATTAGAGGTTTATACTATTTAttgtaaaaatgaattagaaaaatcaaatttaaaaagtgaaatcaataaattaattaatcaattaagaGAGAATAgaaaaactataaattctGATGTTGATGAATCTGTTAAAATAATGTTAAATACTAGTATTGGTGGTAGTACTAATATAGGTGGTGGTATTTCAACTTCAAGTAGAAAAACTTTATCTAAATCAATGATTgctcaaaataataataataataataatggtaatcaacaacaaagtTTAGCAACAAATATTCCAACTACAGCATCAGCAGCAAATGGTAAtggttcaaataataattcaaataatagttCACCAAGAAATGGTAATGTTTCTTCTTCTCCACCTTCATCAccttcaatttttaatacattatttcaaaaaagaaaaactatTCACCCAAGTGAATTATCAGCTTCATTACAACAACCAAATTCTACTtcatcaacaccaccaaTTGAATCACCTTCAAATACAAGTTGTGATGAAGCTGATAATGTTATAAATGGTAGACCAAGATTAACTcgtaaaaagaaatttgataatttattaggtCCTGATGATGGTGGCTCTTCTTTACAAACTGGAAATAATAACGATGATGGTTCAATAACTCCACCACCAACATTTGAAGAACAAAGAACGAGATCAAAATCAgtttcaacaatttcaaagatTACTGGTCATTTTactttaaaaagaaaaggtAAAGTATCAttagatgaaaataatgaacaaACATTATCACAACAACCATcttcaactacaacaacaacaacaacaccaacaccaacaccaacaacaacaacaacaacagcaacaccaacaccaccaccaccaacaacaacaacaccaccaccaacaacaacaccaccaccaacaacaacaccaccaacaacaacaccaccaacaacaacaaaatcaaattcacaAAAACAATCACAAACATCacaattatcatcatcaccagcaATTGTTAATCAACATCCAAATGGTAGTGAAGGAACATAtgaatcatcaccattatcagTTTCACAAAGAACAAgttcttcaaattcaataaccTCTGTAACCATTGatagtgatggtgatgataatcATTTTTCAGATTTAAATTCACATAGTGATTTAAAAActggtgatgataatgatgaaatgaATATTGACGATCCAAATTTCACCTACATCCCATATGAAACCATTGttgcaaataaaaaatctggAGCTTATGATGTATTTAAATTAGAGTCTTACCTTAACAACCAAGATTTTAAGAGATTATTTGGTCAAAATAGATctgaattttataaattaccaaaatggcgtcaaaatcaaaagaagttcattttaaaattatattaa
- the pakE gene encoding PAKL subfamily protein kinase produces MEEDKDSDTLQILNDIINNEPNLEIYVKSKNNNYISSRELPTQDSSTKTSNITTPNNNNNNNNNNNNNNNNNNNNNNNNNNNNNNNNNNNNNNNNNNNNNNNNNNNNTPTSLNSSWKSVVPKRKIDTSSGAILNNNNNVGSPNNQSTSQTNHQQPPPQQLQQQQSLSSTSTPSISPPMLSPSRRNVTSPNLTRSDPTVPITNSRPTSPLTPPLSPQFQLNNLNFDDNNDHSTTTTNNNNNNNNNNSNNNNNNNRPKLMRENSINKRSSLQTLPVSSSSSSSAEDEILIKVWLPMEYTGQLYKVRKFSGGSSTLKVSSMLNSQLSPMYQSPKNKLFLNNEEKPIPSHLTLKDLSLSKYDILYLRREPEYELIIPSSPQCGSLVMDKDIKIDDMLIKIEHWLKDILDHAPHSTSQQQQQQLQQQPILHVDKHEYFTSLEDQQLMSGHITNSSQYTLLKKLSVPTSNSRQTGKMSRGYYLRLYDQKPISNYGIKIKDTLIFKKKILNRGLSIDDAEGGIEITVLYSPLSMLPTTSDLDFEKELKENQQQLNNNNNNNNNNNNNNNNNNNNNNNNITTTTTTTTSSLINQTNEILLPNLIKIDNTSLLQDIKNEKKKRKSKRTPSSVGLPFNIIHKTHVDFEYKWSGTSVEDTFEFKEKLGQGGYGAVFKVLHRETNFPLAIKVLSITPTRIKDIEKEIDLLKKCRCPNVLSYYGSISSKLTELWILMDHCAVGSINDMMKICCDTLDEEQIAVVTLNVLNGLGYLHSKGIVHLDVKAANILLTEDKQIKIADFGVSQQLQTEYGQANVYIGSPLYMAPEVILKAPYNSKADIWSLGITLIELAEGRPPNRGLRSMNQLVEIPNMPPPKLSNPKDWSPCFNNFLATCLVKDPVQRPSVIDLLSHDFIKNAKTTEVLSNLVKQTLSSRQSI; encoded by the exons ATGGAAGAGGATAAGGACTCAGATACCctccaaattttaaatgatataattaataatgaaccaaatttagaaatttatgtaaaatccaaaaataataattacatttCAAGCAGAGAATTGCCAACGCAAGATTCATCAACCAAAACTTCAAATATTACTAcgccaaataataataataataataataataataataataataataataataataataataataataataataataataataataataataataataataataataataataataataataataataataataataataataataataataataataataatacaccaacatcattaaattcatcatGGAAGTCAGTTGtaccaaaaagaaaaattgaTACATCTAGTGGTGctattttgaataataataataatgtcgGATCCCCGAATAATCAATCAACATCACAAACAAATCATCagcaaccaccaccacaacaattacaacaacaacaatcattatcatcaacatcCACACCATCAATATCACCACCAATGTTATCACCATCAAGAAGGAATGTGACATCACCCAATTTGACAAGGAGTGATCCAACAGTACCAATTACCAACTCAAGACCAACATCACCACTTACACCACCACTTTCTCcacaatttcaattaaataatttaaattttgatgataataatgatcattcaaccaccaccactaataataacaataataataataataataatagcaataataataataataataatagaccAAAATTAATGAGagaaaattcaataaataaaagatctTCATTACAAACTTTACCAGTATCTTCCTCCTCTTCTTCATCGGCAGAAgatgaaatattaataaaggTTTGGTTACCAATGGAATATACTGGTCAACTTTATAAAGTTAGAAAAtttagtggtggtagttcaACTTTAAAAGTATCATCAATGCTAAATTCACAACTATCGCCAATGTATCAatcaccaaaaaataaattatttttaaataatgaagaaaaacCAATACCAAGTCATTTAactttaaaagatttatctttatcaaaaTAT gatattttatatttaagaAGAGAACCTGAATATGAATTAATtataccatcatcaccacaatGTGGATCACTTGTTATGgataaagatattaaaattgatgataTGTTAATAAAGATTGAACATTGGTTAAAGGATATTTTAGATCATGCACCACATAGTAcctcacaacaacaacaacaacaactacaacaacaaccaattttACATGTTGATAAACATGAATACTTTACATCATTAGAGgatcaacaattaatgaGTGGTCATATTACAAATAGTTCACAATATActttattaaagaaattatcagTGCCAACTTCAAATAGTCGTCAAACTGGTAAAATGTCAAGAGGTTATTATCTTAGATTATATGATcaaaaaccaatttcaaattatggtattaaaattaaa gatacattaatatttaaaaaaaagatattaaacagaggattatcaattgatgatgCAGAAGGTGGAATTGAAATTACTGTATTATattcaccattatcaatgTTACCAACTACATCTGATTtagattttgaaaaagaattaaaagaaaatcaacaacaacttaataataataataacaataataataataataataataataataataataataataataacaataataataatataacaacaaccactactactactacatcatcattaattaatcaaacaaatgaaattttattaccaaatttaataaaaattgataatacatCATTATTACAAGATataaagaatgaaaaaaagaagagaaaGAGCAAGAGAACACCATCATCAGTTGGTTTACCATTCAATATTATTCATAAGACTCATGTTGATTTCGAATATAAATGGTCGGGTACATCAGTTGAGGAtacatttgaatttaaagagaAATTAGGACAAGGTGGATATGGTGCtgtatttaaagttttacaTAGGGAAACTAATTTTCCATTGGCTATTAAAGTATTATCAATTACACCAACTAGAATTAAAGATATTGAGAAGGAGATTGACCTATTGAAGAAATGTCGTTGTCCAAATGTACTCTCTTATTATGGTTCAATCAGTTCTAAACTTACTGAACTTTGGATTCTTATGGATCATTGTGCAGTTGGTAGTATCAATGATATGATGAAGATTTGTTGTGACACTTTGGACGAGGAGCAAATCGCCGTTGTTACATTAAATGTTTTGAATGGGTTAGGCTATCTTCATTCAAAGGGTATAGTTCATTTGGATGTGAAGGCTGCTAATATTCTATTGACTGAagataaacaaattaaaatcgCTGATTTTGGTGTTtctcaacaattacaaactGAATATGGTCAAGCAAATGTTTACATTGGTAGTCCACTCTATATGGCACCCGAGGTAATACTAAAGGCTCCTTACAATTCAAAGGCTGATATTTGGTCTCTAGGTATCACTTTGATTGAATTGGCTGAAGGTAGACCCCCAAATAGAGGTCTAAGATCAATGAATCAATTGGTTGAAATTCCAAATATGCCACctccaaaattatcaaatccaAAAGATTGGTCACCTTgtttcaataatttcttgGCAACTTGTTTAGTAAAAGATCCTGTTCAAAGACCTTCtgttattgatttattatct cACGATTTCATAAAGAATGCAAAGACTACAGAAGTTTTATCGAATTTAGTTAAACAAACATTATCTTCAAGACaatcaatataa
- the coaA gene encoding actin binding protein encodes MADVSSTELKAAYDEVLADSNDTNWCLFKYEGKNKIVLSGKGSGGFAELAQEINQPSERLYAYLRVVSGDDESKRSKFVFISWCGEEVGPLAKANVSVHKASVKQVIKNIGVEVHYTVADDLNEEELMTKVRKSSGADYSGNKSTN; translated from the exons ATGGCCGATGTTTCCTCCACAGAATTAAAAGCTGCTTACGACGAAGTCTTAGCTGATTCAAATGATACCAACtg gtGTTTATTCAAATACGAAGGTAAAAACAAAATCGTCTTATCCGGTAAAGGTAGCGGTGGTTTTGCTGAATTAGCCCAAGAAATCAACCAACCATCTGAACGTTTATATGCATACTTAAGAGTTGTATctggtgatgatgaatcaAAACGTTCAAAATTCGTTTTCATCTCATGGTGTGGTGAAGAAGTTGGTCCCCTTGCCAAAGCTAATGTCTCTGTCCACAAAGCTTCAGTCAAACAAGTCATCAAAAACATTGGTGTTGAAGTCCATTACACCGTCGCTGATGATCTCAATGAAGAAGAATTAATGACCAAAGTTCGTAAATCAAGTGGTGCTGATTACTCTGGTAACAAATCAACCAACTAA